A region from the Vicinamibacterales bacterium genome encodes:
- a CDS encoding S1 RNA-binding domain-containing protein: protein MSDQEDEDFAALFEASIKTAKQFERGQVVDGTIVSIGPKVALVNIGAKSEAEIDIAELKDHEGDIEVAVGDRIQAKVVATAGGLILSRRGVRSAATQRELEDAHAAGLAVEGRVERSVKGGFEVKIGRERAFCPISQIDIVRTVDPAVHEGKVYAFRIIEMKDGGKDLVVSRRAVLEEEQRAQADAVRASVVPGAVLPGRVASVLDYGAFVDLGGGVQGLLHASEMSWSRATRPAEIVQPGDEITVKVLRVDEESGRIGLGLKQLQHDPWTNVAANYEVGQVREGRVTRLADFGAFVELEPGIEALAHASTFPPTGGLRGWMKAVPAGTTAAFEILSVDVAQKRIGVAMVEEGSARASGTREAQAAIVPGALVTGKVERHDKVGVFVFLAPGRTGLMHAAETGLDRDADLKKAFPVGSDVQVVVLDVGEGGRRIRLSKKAVAEQQEKAELQEYAQRQDQTAAPSLSTLAEKLRGALGGR, encoded by the coding sequence GTGAGCGACCAGGAAGACGAAGATTTCGCCGCGTTGTTCGAGGCGTCGATCAAGACGGCGAAGCAGTTCGAGCGTGGCCAGGTGGTGGACGGCACGATCGTGTCGATCGGCCCGAAGGTGGCGCTCGTGAACATCGGCGCCAAGAGCGAGGCCGAGATCGACATCGCCGAGCTGAAGGACCACGAGGGCGACATCGAGGTCGCCGTCGGCGACCGCATCCAGGCGAAGGTGGTCGCGACCGCGGGCGGGCTGATCCTGTCGCGGCGGGGTGTCCGGAGCGCCGCCACGCAGCGCGAGCTGGAAGACGCCCACGCCGCGGGCCTTGCGGTGGAAGGCCGCGTCGAGCGGTCGGTCAAGGGCGGCTTCGAGGTGAAGATCGGGCGCGAGCGCGCCTTCTGCCCCATCTCCCAGATCGACATCGTCCGCACCGTGGATCCGGCCGTGCACGAAGGTAAGGTCTACGCCTTTCGCATCATCGAGATGAAGGACGGGGGCAAGGACCTGGTCGTGTCGCGGCGGGCGGTCCTCGAGGAGGAACAGCGCGCGCAGGCCGATGCCGTCCGGGCGTCGGTGGTGCCGGGCGCGGTGCTCCCGGGACGCGTGGCCTCGGTGCTGGACTACGGCGCCTTCGTGGACCTCGGCGGCGGCGTCCAGGGCCTGCTGCACGCGTCGGAGATGAGCTGGTCGCGCGCCACGCGCCCGGCCGAGATCGTCCAGCCCGGCGACGAGATCACGGTGAAGGTGCTGCGGGTGGACGAGGAGTCGGGCCGGATCGGCCTGGGCCTGAAGCAACTCCAGCACGATCCCTGGACGAACGTCGCCGCCAACTACGAGGTGGGCCAGGTGCGCGAGGGCCGCGTGACGCGGCTCGCCGACTTCGGCGCCTTCGTGGAGCTCGAGCCGGGCATCGAGGCGCTGGCCCACGCGTCCACGTTCCCGCCGACCGGCGGGCTCAGGGGCTGGATGAAGGCCGTGCCCGCCGGCACGACCGCGGCGTTCGAGATCCTGTCGGTCGACGTCGCGCAGAAGCGCATCGGCGTCGCGATGGTGGAGGAGGGCTCGGCCCGCGCCTCCGGCACCCGCGAGGCGCAGGCGGCCATCGTGCCGGGCGCGCTCGTCACCGGGAAGGTGGAGCGGCACGACAAGGTGGGCGTGTTCGTGTTCCTGGCCCCGGGCCGCACGGGGCTCATGCACGCCGCCGAGACCGGACTGGACCGCGACGCGGACCTGAAGAAGGCGTTCCCTGTCGGCAGCGACGTCCAGGTGGTGGTGCTCGACGTCGGCGAGGGCGGCCGGCGCATCAGGCTCAGCAAGAAGGCCGTGGCCGAGCAGCAGGAGAAGGCGGAGCTGCAGGAGTACGCGCAGCGGCAGGACCAGACGGCCGCACCCTCGCTCAGCACGCTGGCCGAGAAGCTGCGCGGCGCCCTCGGCGGACGCTGA
- a CDS encoding HXXEE domain-containing protein codes for MTDEIRSVLLGTLGLDAALLAAGWLAVARRPRWAPAEAWRAVGVGAALALACQALHFGEELATGFHRRLPELLGLTSWSPALFVGFNLAWIGVWAASARAVTSGRRGPLLLFPLWFLGLASAVNGLAHPALSLRVGGYFPGLATSPLVGVAGVALLWRLARATGDSPRKDRNHPAGHNG; via the coding sequence ATGACCGACGAGATCCGGAGCGTCCTGCTCGGCACGCTGGGTCTCGATGCGGCCCTCCTGGCGGCGGGTTGGCTCGCCGTGGCCCGGCGGCCGCGATGGGCGCCAGCGGAGGCGTGGCGCGCGGTTGGCGTTGGTGCGGCTCTCGCGCTCGCGTGTCAGGCCCTCCACTTCGGTGAGGAACTGGCGACGGGATTCCACCGCCGCCTTCCCGAGCTCCTCGGCCTGACTTCCTGGTCCCCGGCCCTGTTCGTGGGCTTCAACCTCGCCTGGATCGGTGTGTGGGCTGCCAGTGCGCGGGCCGTCACGTCCGGCAGGCGCGGGCCGCTCCTCCTCTTTCCCCTCTGGTTTCTCGGTCTTGCTTCCGCGGTCAATGGCCTGGCGCACCCGGCGCTGTCGCTCCGCGTGGGCGGCTACTTTCCCGGGCTCGCCACCTCGCCGCTCGTCGGCGTCGCTGGCGTGGCTCTGCTCTGGCGCCTGGCGCGGGCCACCGGAGACTCCCCGCGGAAGGACCGGAATCACCCGGCGGGGCATAATGGCTGA
- a CDS encoding DUF1801 domain-containing protein yields the protein MTRLMRFETATTKDPAVRAWFTEQPPDLAAIARRWFEVMRGCGDDVRELLHDDQPTVCVAGAAFCYVDAFTAHVNVGFFQGAALDDPARLLQGSGKFMRHVKVHPGHPVDVEALTRLIQTAYADVRRRVGAA from the coding sequence ATGACCAGACTGATGCGGTTCGAGACCGCGACGACGAAGGATCCGGCCGTCAGGGCGTGGTTCACGGAGCAGCCGCCCGATCTCGCCGCGATCGCCCGGCGCTGGTTCGAGGTGATGCGCGGCTGCGGCGACGACGTCCGCGAGCTGCTGCACGACGACCAGCCCACGGTGTGCGTGGCCGGCGCGGCCTTCTGCTACGTCGACGCGTTCACGGCCCACGTCAACGTGGGGTTCTTCCAGGGGGCGGCGCTCGACGATCCGGCCAGGCTGCTGCAGGGATCGGGAAAGTTCATGCGCCACGTGAAGGTGCATCCGGGCCACCCCGTGGATGTCGAGGCGCTGACGCGCCTGATCCAGACGGCGTACGCCGACGTGCGCCGCCGGGTGGGAGCGGCGTAA
- a CDS encoding DUF2938 domain-containing protein: protein MLTGHARGLWPVVVATALPAGLDPWTVIAAALVGAGATLSMDLWNAWLKRVFGIPSLNYCLLGRWLCHLGRGTLAHANISAAAPVAGECAAGWAGHYSIGLGLSVVFAIVMPGWFARPTPWPAILYGLGTVVFPLFVLQPALGFGIASARTPNPRYARLKSLATHTVFGVGLYVWALLLGYFGPDL from the coding sequence ATGCTGACGGGGCACGCACGTGGCCTCTGGCCCGTCGTCGTCGCCACCGCGCTGCCGGCCGGCCTCGACCCTTGGACCGTGATCGCCGCGGCCCTCGTCGGCGCCGGCGCGACCTTGTCGATGGACCTCTGGAACGCGTGGCTGAAGCGCGTCTTCGGCATTCCGTCCCTCAACTACTGCCTGCTCGGCCGGTGGCTGTGCCACCTGGGCCGCGGCACGCTCGCGCATGCGAACATCTCGGCCGCGGCGCCCGTGGCGGGCGAATGCGCCGCCGGTTGGGCCGGCCACTATTCCATCGGCCTCGGCCTGAGCGTGGTGTTCGCGATCGTGATGCCGGGCTGGTTTGCACGGCCCACCCCGTGGCCGGCGATTCTCTACGGGCTCGGCACGGTCGTGTTCCCGCTCTTCGTGCTACAGCCGGCCCTGGGGTTCGGCATCGCCAGTGCCCGGACGCCGAATCCGCGGTACGCGCGGCTGAAGAGCCTGGCCACGCACACGGTCTTCGGCGTGGGCCTCTACGTCTGGGCCCTGCTCCTCGGCTACTTTGGCCCTGACCTCTGA
- a CDS encoding DUF2200 domain-containing protein, giving the protein MAKHRIFTTSVASVYPHYLAKAEKKGRTKGEVDEVVRWLTGYSQAELEERLANRTDFETFFAEAPRMNPARAAIKGVICGVRIEEIEEPTMREIRYLDKMVDELAKGRAMDKILRKA; this is encoded by the coding sequence ATGGCGAAGCATCGAATCTTCACGACGAGTGTCGCAAGCGTGTATCCGCACTACCTCGCGAAGGCGGAGAAGAAAGGGCGCACGAAAGGCGAGGTCGACGAGGTCGTTCGCTGGCTCACCGGCTATTCGCAGGCCGAGCTGGAGGAGCGGCTCGCCAACAGGACGGACTTCGAGACGTTCTTCGCCGAGGCGCCGCGCATGAACCCCGCCCGCGCGGCGATCAAGGGCGTGATCTGCGGCGTGCGGATCGAAGAAATCGAAGAGCCGACGATGCGGGAGATTCGCTATCTGGACAAGATGGTCGACGAACTGGCCAAGGGTCGCGCGATGGACAAGATCCTGCGGAAGGCGTGA
- a CDS encoding DUF3592 domain-containing protein: MTGFQVVVTASSVLFVGGCLRAVQTFLFVRRAIRVRAKVVGAVDATVDNHDASSQSAGVTRYVVELPGAGGRTRRIALAVAFGGAMADRLVGDDQTIRVLYDPRAPDVVRIDAPWTLYFLPAFLCAPGLLFFALSAYVWLGT, encoded by the coding sequence ATGACAGGCTTCCAGGTTGTTGTCACGGCGTCGTCCGTCCTCTTCGTGGGCGGCTGCCTTCGTGCCGTCCAGACGTTCCTGTTCGTGCGTCGGGCGATCAGGGTTCGAGCCAAGGTCGTCGGCGCCGTCGACGCGACGGTCGACAACCACGACGCCAGCAGCCAGTCCGCCGGCGTCACCCGCTACGTCGTGGAACTGCCAGGCGCCGGTGGCCGCACGCGTCGAATCGCGCTGGCCGTGGCGTTCGGCGGCGCGATGGCCGACAGGCTCGTCGGGGACGACCAGACCATCCGGGTGCTCTACGATCCGCGCGCGCCAGATGTCGTCCGGATCGACGCGCCCTGGACGCTGTACTTCCTTCCCGCCTTCCTCTGCGCGCCAGGTCTCCTCTTCTTCGCGCTCAGCGCCTACGTATGGCTGGGCACGTGA
- a CDS encoding helix-turn-helix transcriptional regulator, translating into MRQAKKARLQAAGWRVSDTAEFLGLSDEERRFVELKLALASGVRQLRERRGLTQAALAKQLRSSQSRVAKMEAADTSVSLDLMMRSLLSIGATPRDIAKLIRKAEAA; encoded by the coding sequence ATGAGACAGGCAAAGAAGGCTCGGCTCCAGGCGGCGGGGTGGCGCGTCAGCGACACTGCCGAGTTTCTGGGCCTGAGCGATGAAGAACGGCGCTTCGTGGAACTCAAGCTCGCACTCGCGTCCGGCGTCCGCCAACTGCGCGAACGCCGCGGGTTGACCCAGGCTGCGCTGGCAAAACAGCTGCGTTCGAGTCAATCGCGGGTGGCGAAGATGGAGGCGGCTGATACCTCAGTAAGCCTCGATTTGATGATGCGCTCGTTGCTCAGCATCGGCGCAACACCCCGCGATATTGCGAAGCTGATTCGGAAGGCCGAGGCAGCCTAA
- a CDS encoding IS256 family transposase translates to MAKPRMDLPAFVGKLLEEQDGDVLREGIRVLSQALMETEVAGLIGADRHERTGERATDRNGYRLRTWDTRMGTIELAIPKLRTGTYFPSLLQPRRRAEHALLAVVQEAYVHGVSTRKVDDLVKALGVDGISKSEVSRVCAELDTVVAAFRTRALPGEHRYLWVDATYHKVRVDGRVISQATVVAVGITSDGDRQVLGVEVGPSEDRAFWTAFLRSLVKRGLKGVRLVISDAHEGLTQAISTVLSGTTWQRCRVHFMRNLLATVPHGAREAIAAIVRTIFAQPDHASAMSQLRKVADGLRPRFPQTARLLEDAAEDILAYRHLPLEHQRQLHSTNPLERLNKEIKRRSHVVGIFPNPAAVIRLVGAILLEQDDEWAVAERRYFSAESMQQTVTPSLSITAQEILAAIA, encoded by the coding sequence ATGGCGAAGCCCAGGATGGATCTGCCGGCGTTCGTTGGCAAGCTCCTCGAGGAGCAGGACGGGGACGTGCTGCGGGAAGGGATTCGGGTGCTGTCCCAGGCGCTGATGGAGACGGAGGTGGCCGGGCTCATCGGGGCCGACCGCCACGAGCGCACGGGCGAGCGAGCGACCGATCGCAACGGGTACCGGCTGCGGACGTGGGATACCCGGATGGGCACGATCGAGCTGGCGATTCCGAAGCTGCGGACCGGGACGTACTTCCCATCGCTGCTGCAGCCCCGCCGTCGCGCCGAGCATGCGCTGCTGGCGGTGGTGCAGGAAGCCTACGTGCACGGCGTCTCGACGCGGAAGGTCGACGACCTGGTCAAGGCGCTCGGCGTGGATGGGATCTCGAAGTCGGAGGTGTCGCGGGTCTGCGCCGAGCTCGACACGGTGGTGGCGGCGTTTCGGACGCGCGCCTTGCCCGGCGAGCACCGGTATCTGTGGGTCGATGCGACGTACCACAAGGTCCGCGTGGATGGCCGCGTGATCAGTCAGGCCACGGTCGTGGCGGTGGGCATCACGAGCGACGGCGACCGCCAAGTGCTGGGCGTGGAGGTGGGGCCGTCGGAGGACCGGGCCTTCTGGACGGCATTCCTGCGGAGTCTGGTCAAGCGCGGGCTGAAGGGCGTGCGCCTGGTCATCTCCGATGCCCACGAGGGTCTCACGCAGGCGATCAGCACGGTGCTGAGCGGCACGACATGGCAGCGGTGCCGCGTGCACTTCATGCGGAATCTGCTGGCCACGGTGCCGCACGGCGCCCGCGAAGCCATCGCCGCGATCGTCCGCACGATCTTCGCGCAGCCGGACCACGCCTCGGCGATGAGCCAGCTCCGCAAGGTCGCCGACGGCCTGCGCCCGCGGTTTCCGCAGACGGCCCGCCTGCTGGAAGACGCCGCGGAGGACATCCTGGCCTACCGGCATCTCCCCCTCGAGCATCAGCGGCAGCTCCACAGCACCAACCCGCTGGAACGCCTGAACAAGGAGATCAAGCGCCGGTCGCACGTCGTCGGGATCTTTCCGAACCCCGCGGCCGTGATCCGGCTCGTGGGCGCCATTCTGCTGGAACAGGACGACGAATGGGCGGTCGCCGAACGGCGCTACTTCAGCGCGGAGTCGATGCAGCAGACGGTCACGCCGTCGCTGTCGATCACCGCCCAGGAGATCCTCGCCGCGATTGCATAG
- a CDS encoding IS30 family transposase, which produces MHYRQITSPERYLISTLRQWGFNPSQTAAVLGRHRSSITREVRRNATRADGCYRPFTASERARGRRSRSRRTTHFTPQQWRYVHRQLRKQWSPEQIAGRLRRDGAWSISHETIYTHIWADKARGGSLFRDLRCATKQCRKRHGSYDSRGRLAGKRMISDRPAIVEQRTTVGHWEVDTLVGTGAPDCVATLVERKTGYTMLGKLRNRTSRGMTRRLRRLIRRAPRSFKTMTADNGTEFHDYRAVERTTGLRFYFATPYHSWERGSNENLNGLLRQYLPKRTSLAGLTQRQCDALAQRLNARPRKRLGYRTPAECFYAR; this is translated from the coding sequence ATGCACTATCGCCAGATCACCTCGCCCGAACGATACTTGATCTCGACGTTGCGCCAGTGGGGATTCAATCCGTCGCAGACCGCCGCCGTGCTCGGCCGGCATCGCAGCTCGATCACGCGCGAGGTCCGGCGCAATGCCACGCGCGCCGACGGCTGCTACCGGCCGTTCACGGCGTCGGAGCGCGCACGCGGTCGTCGGTCGCGGTCGCGACGGACGACGCACTTCACGCCCCAGCAGTGGCGCTACGTGCACCGGCAGCTGCGGAAGCAGTGGAGCCCCGAGCAGATCGCGGGGCGGCTCCGACGCGACGGCGCCTGGTCGATCAGCCACGAGACGATCTACACCCACATCTGGGCGGACAAGGCGCGCGGCGGCTCGCTCTTCCGCGACCTGCGCTGCGCTACGAAGCAGTGCCGGAAGCGCCACGGCAGCTACGACAGCCGCGGCCGCCTGGCCGGCAAGCGCATGATCAGCGACCGGCCGGCGATCGTCGAGCAGCGCACCACGGTCGGGCACTGGGAGGTCGACACGCTGGTCGGCACCGGCGCCCCGGACTGTGTGGCCACCCTCGTGGAGCGCAAGACCGGCTACACGATGCTCGGCAAGCTCCGGAACCGCACGAGCCGCGGCATGACGCGGCGCCTGCGGCGCCTGATCCGACGCGCGCCACGATCCTTCAAGACGATGACCGCCGATAACGGCACCGAGTTCCACGACTACCGCGCGGTCGAGCGCACCACAGGGCTCCGCTTCTACTTCGCCACGCCGTACCACTCGTGGGAACGCGGCAGCAACGAGAACCTGAACGGCTTGCTACGCCAGTACCTGCCCAAGCGCACCAGCCTGGCCGGTCTCACGCAGCGGCAATGCGATGCCCTGGCGCAGCGCCTCAACGCACGGCCTCGGAAACGATTGGGGTACCGCACCCCGGCGGAGTGCTTCTATGCCCGATGA
- a CDS encoding DUF2442 domain-containing protein — protein MSHAIYRVERVEIVAPYTLALRFNDATEQTIDFRPVLEGELFGPLRDLALFNRVELDQAFGTIQWPTGADFDPETLHDWPQYRDGLVEMARRWALAGSPSTKRAV, from the coding sequence ATGAGCCATGCCATCTATCGGGTTGAACGGGTCGAGATCGTCGCGCCCTACACACTGGCGCTGCGGTTCAATGACGCCACGGAACAAACGATCGATTTCCGGCCGGTGCTGGAAGGCGAACTGTTCGGCCCGCTCCGCGATCTCGCGCTGTTCAATCGCGTGGAACTGGACCAGGCGTTCGGCACGATCCAGTGGCCGACCGGTGCCGACTTCGATCCAGAGACCCTGCACGACTGGCCACAGTATCGAGACGGGCTGGTCGAAATGGCTCGCCGGTGGGCACTCGCCGGCTCGCCGTCGACGAAACGCGCGGTCTGA
- a CDS encoding DUF4160 domain-containing protein — MPELSRFFGIIIRMFPELGAPHHRPHFHAAYQNATATVALDPIECIGGELPRTQQRLVEAWAEIHHAELLEAWQLLQSGRSPHKIDPLR, encoded by the coding sequence GTGCCTGAACTGTCGCGTTTCTTCGGAATCATCATTCGCATGTTCCCGGAACTCGGCGCACCCCACCATCGGCCGCACTTCCATGCCGCGTACCAGAACGCCACGGCGACGGTCGCGCTCGATCCGATTGAGTGCATCGGCGGCGAGCTGCCCCGGACCCAACAGCGGCTGGTCGAGGCCTGGGCCGAGATTCACCACGCGGAGCTCCTTGAGGCGTGGCAGCTCTTGCAATCTGGCAGGAGCCCCCACAAGATCGATCCGTTGCGGTAG
- a CDS encoding ribbon-helix-helix domain-containing protein, translated as MPKTKVALTLDSALLDRVDHLVARARFRNRSQAIETALAEKLARLARTRLAEECSKLDPAEEQQLADQALGADTAWPEY; from the coding sequence ATGCCGAAAACGAAAGTTGCCCTGACCCTCGACTCGGCCCTGCTCGACCGCGTGGATCACCTGGTCGCGCGTGCACGATTCCGCAACCGGAGCCAAGCTATCGAGACGGCCTTGGCCGAGAAGCTCGCTCGGCTGGCGCGCACACGGCTCGCCGAGGAGTGCTCCAAGCTCGACCCCGCAGAAGAGCAGCAACTCGCCGACCAGGCGCTCGGAGCTGATACGGCATGGCCCGAATACTAA
- a CDS encoding type II toxin-antitoxin system PemK/MazF family toxin — MRWADLNPVRGHEQAGERPVLVLSHDVFNERSGTVIAIALTSQEPRAGYPLTLELATGKLPKRSWAKTSQVRTLSTERLGRRLGRVSDEELAQVVEGLFELIG; from the coding sequence GTGCGTTGGGCCGACCTGAACCCCGTGCGCGGCCATGAGCAAGCAGGCGAACGCCCCGTGCTGGTGCTGAGCCACGACGTGTTCAACGAACGCTCGGGTACGGTGATTGCCATTGCGCTCACCAGTCAGGAACCCAGAGCCGGCTACCCGTTGACGCTCGAACTGGCGACGGGCAAGTTGCCCAAACGCTCGTGGGCCAAGACCAGCCAGGTGCGTACGCTCTCGACCGAGCGCCTTGGCCGAAGGCTCGGAAGAGTGTCGGACGAGGAGTTGGCTCAAGTCGTCGAAGGACTGTTCGAGCTAATTGGCTAG
- a CDS encoding type II toxin-antitoxin system death-on-curing family toxin has protein sequence MRYLTLGEVVALHRALLEATGGAAGVRDFGALESALAQPKATFDGSDLYPTVVDKASALAHGLAMDHTFLDGNKRIAHAAMAVFLELNGLTIAASVDEQEVLMLNLAAGRVSRVELKAWIESHVSTRM, from the coding sequence ATGCGCTACCTGACCCTGGGTGAGGTGGTCGCGCTCCACCGCGCCCTGCTGGAGGCCACAGGCGGAGCAGCGGGCGTGCGCGATTTCGGCGCCCTCGAATCGGCGCTCGCGCAGCCCAAAGCCACCTTCGACGGGTCGGACTTGTACCCCACGGTCGTCGACAAGGCCAGCGCATTGGCGCATGGACTGGCGATGGATCACACGTTCCTCGATGGCAACAAGCGGATCGCCCATGCGGCGATGGCCGTGTTTCTTGAGCTGAATGGGTTGACGATTGCGGCGTCCGTCGACGAGCAAGAGGTGCTGATGCTCAATCTCGCCGCGGGCCGCGTGTCGCGCGTTGAGCTCAAAGCCTGGATCGAGAGCCACGTCTCAACCCGGATGTAG
- a CDS encoding FRG domain-containing protein: MTVSFDVRDRAPIETVAQFVEDAKTVRQMVVGDAEKHKLWFRGHAKTEFTLVPSVGRAHRYGGRVRQFDRTAERELLHRFRRRAYPVDPNVAKAGYALFLARHHGLPTRVLDWTANALYALYFACTEYCECDGHVWAFRQRGYKGVLDAFELVQQDEKALFASEPLRVKVVHPVFNSTRLVAQEGGFTLHSDPQTSLEDLAGKEFAKSNLDIEQLYRWPVRSRSKPALLQDLSGLGISHRSAFPDLDGIAKSLLHTEVIWNGNEEAEPA, translated from the coding sequence ATGACTGTCAGCTTTGATGTTCGCGATCGTGCGCCCATCGAGACCGTTGCCCAATTCGTCGAGGACGCGAAGACCGTGAGGCAGATGGTCGTTGGCGACGCCGAGAAGCACAAGTTGTGGTTCCGGGGCCATGCTAAGACGGAGTTCACCCTCGTTCCGTCCGTTGGGCGTGCGCATCGCTACGGCGGCCGCGTGCGTCAGTTCGACCGAACCGCTGAGCGGGAGCTACTGCATCGCTTCAGGCGCCGTGCTTATCCCGTTGATCCCAATGTCGCCAAAGCGGGCTACGCCCTCTTCCTTGCGCGACATCACGGCCTTCCGACCCGCGTTCTCGATTGGACGGCGAACGCGTTGTACGCGCTGTACTTCGCGTGCACGGAGTACTGCGAGTGCGACGGGCACGTGTGGGCGTTTCGTCAGCGCGGCTACAAGGGCGTGCTAGACGCGTTTGAGCTGGTTCAGCAAGACGAGAAGGCTTTGTTCGCGTCAGAGCCGTTACGTGTGAAGGTTGTCCATCCAGTCTTCAATTCGACGCGTCTCGTCGCTCAGGAGGGCGGCTTTACCTTGCACTCAGACCCGCAGACATCTCTCGAAGATCTGGCCGGCAAAGAGTTTGCGAAGAGCAACCTCGACATTGAGCAGCTCTACCGCTGGCCTGTGCGATCACGCTCCAAGCCTGCGCTCCTCCAAGACCTCAGCGGTCTCGGAATTAGTCATCGGAGCGCCTTTCCAGATCTCGACGGAATCGCCAAGAGTCTCTTGCACACGGAAGTCATCTGGAATGGCAACGAAGAGGCAGAGCCCGCCTAA